The following are from one region of the Nymphaea colorata isolate Beijing-Zhang1983 chromosome 7, ASM883128v2, whole genome shotgun sequence genome:
- the LOC116257154 gene encoding mitogen-activated protein kinase kinase kinase 20-like, with product MRERMGREEWVKGRAVGRGAFGTVNLATCCNSSSIFNPHHHLPSLFAVKSAISSSSSSLQNEAFILSQIPHSPRIVRCFGGEWTPGQSNDGAFNLFLEYVSGGSLSDLCRRSGKLDELTVRRYAREILEGLAHVHRHAFVHCDIKPSNILVDPSSGVKIADFGLAKRSGEKASGKPTIQGTPMYISPEVAAGEEPEPPSDVWSLGCTLVELASGKPPWEVPAGDGGSVVQLLYRIGISEESPEIPSNLSEQGKDFLRRCLERDPRRRWTADMLLRHEFVNLSREDEASIGAIGMLEGLESPKGALDSLWWRHSFQSSSSSAASCSSYSSPPKASDSTPQTATNWPESSNSPAERIRQLAGSQDPRWSGGVCGRWVPVREAT from the coding sequence atgagagagagaatggggaGAGAGGAATGGGTGAAGGGGAGGGCTGTTGGGAGAGGGGCCTTTGGAACTGTCAACTTGGCTACTTGCTGCAACTCTTCTTCCATCTTCAACCCCCACCACcatcttccctctctctttgcTGTCAAATCTGccatttcttcttcctcttcttcactgCAGAACGAGGCCTTCATTCTCTCCCAAATCCCCCACTCCCCACGAATCGTCCGTTGCTTTGGAGGTGAATGGACGCCCGGGCAGTCCAACGATGGCgctttcaacctttttttggAGTACGTCTCCGGCGGTAGCCTCTCCGACCTCTGCCGCCGAAGCGGGAAGCTCGACGAGCTCACCGTTCGCCGCTACGCCCGGGAGATCCTCGAGGGTTTGGCGCATGTCCATCGCCATGCGTTCGTCCACTGTGACATCAAGCCCTCTAATATCCTTGTCGACCCTTCTTCCGGCGTCAAGATAGCCGACTTCGGCTTGGCGAAGCGGAGTGGAGAGAAGGCCTCCGGCAAGCCGACGATCCAGGGGACACCCATGTACATCTCCCCAGAAGTTGCGGCGGGAGAGGAGCCGGAGCCGCCGTCGGACGTGTGGTCACTGGGATGCACCCTCGTTGAGCTCGCCTCCGGGAAGCCGCCGTGGGAAGTGCCCGCAGGAGACGGTGGCAGTGTGGTGCAACTGCTGTACAGGATCGGGATCAGCGAGGAGTCGCCGGAGATTCCTTCAAACCTGTCGGAACAGGGGAAGGATTTCCTGCGGAGGTGTCTGGAGAGGGACCCCCGGCGGAGATGGACGGCCGACATGCTGCTACGACATGAGTTCGTGAATCTCAGCCGCGAGGATGAAGCCTCTATTGGTGCCATTGGGATGCTGGAAGGCCTCGAGTCACCAAAGGGCGCATTGGATTCCCTTTGGTGGAGGCACTCTTTTCAATCTTCATCATCGTCAGCTGCTTCTTGTTCTTCATATTCATCGCCACCAAAAGCTTCAGACTCTACCCCTCAAACAGCGACGAACTGGCCGGAATCTTCGAACTCTCCGGCAGAGCGGATCCGGCAGCTCGCCGGAAGCCAAGATCCCCGGTGGTCCGGTGGTGTCTGTGGCAGGTGGGTCCCGGTTAGGGAAGCAACCTGA
- the LOC116257153 gene encoding mitogen-activated protein kinase kinase kinase 20-like: MAEMKRRMGREEWVKGRTVGRGAFGTVNLATSCESSSFIDRHHPFPSLFAVKSAISASSSSLQNEAFILSQIPHSPRIIRCFGGEWMLGSSNHGAFNLFLEYVSGGSLSDLCRRSGKLDELTVRRYARGILEGLSHVHRLGFVHCDIKPSNVLLDPVSGVKIADFGLAKRVGERAPRETTIQGTPMYMSPEVAAGDQPAPASDVWSLGCTVIELVTGKPPWDVPGRGRSNVVQLLYRIGVSKESPEIPAGLTEQGKDFLGRCFEKDPRRRWTAEMLLHHEFVCSSGGAEVPSAATEVPEQFRSPKGALDSLWWSSSSQSSSSPLSESSIPQTIGHRPADSPASRIQQVATRHEPDWLRSGCEKWVQVREVRNPVN; encoded by the coding sequence ATGGCAGAGATGAAACGGAGAATGGGGAGAGAGGAGTGGGTGAAGGGGAGGACTGTTGGGAGAGGGGCCTTCGGAACTGTCAACTTGGCCACCAGCTGCGAATCCTCCTCCTTCATCGACCGTCACCacccttttccttctctctttgcTGTCAAATCCGCCATTTctgcttcctcttcttcactGCAGAACGAGGCCTTCATTCTCTCCCAAATCCCCCACTCCCCACGAATCATCCGCTGCTTCGGAGGCGAATGGATGCTCGGATCGTCCAACCATGGGGCTTTCAACCTCTTCTTGGAGTACGTCTCCGGCGGCAGCCTCTCCGACCTCTGCCGCCGAAGCGGGAAGCTCGACGAGCTCACCGTTCGCCGCTACGCCCGCGGGATCCTCGAGGGGTTGTCGCATGTTCATCGCCTTGGGTTCGTTCACTGTGACATCAAGCCCTCTAATGTCCTTCTCGACCCTGTGTCCGGCGTCAAGATCGCCGACTTCGGGCTGGCGAAGCGCGTCGGGGAGAGGGCCCCTCGGGAGACCACCATTCAAGGGACGCCCATGTACATGTCGCCGGAAGTTGCGGCTGGAGACCAGCCGGCACCGGCGTCGGACGTGTGGTCGCTGGGCTGCACGGTCATTGAGCTCGTCACGGGGAAGCCGCCGTGGGATGTTCCTGGACGAGGCAGGAGCAATGTGGTGCAGCTGCTGTACCGGATTGGCGTAAGCAAAGAGTCGCCGGAGATTCCTGCCGGTCTAACGGAACAGGGGAAGGATTTCCTGGGGAGGTGCTTTGAGAAGGATCCACGAAGGAGATGGACGGCCGAGATGCTACTTCACCACGAATTTGTGTGTTCGAGCGGCGGAGCTGAAGTTCCCAGCGCTGCCACCGAGGTGCCGGAGCAGTTCAGATCACCTAAAGGCGCACTGGACTCTCTCTGGTGGAGCAGCTCTTCTCAATCATCGTCGTCGCCGTTGTCGGAAAGTTCAATTCCTCAGACCATCGGTCACCGGCCGGCGGATTCTCCGGCCAGTAGGATCCAACAGGTTGCCACGCGTCATGAGCCCGATTGGCTCCGAAGTGGTTGTGAGAAGTGGGTCCAGGTTAGGGAAGTAAGAAATCCGGTCAACTAA